Within Nitrospira sp. MA-1, the genomic segment ACCTTGGTCCGATATTTGATCGACCAGCATCATCTCGCGGATTATCGACTGTCCTCAACAGGCTATGCGGGGACTCGTCCTGTCGAGTTAAATGATACACCTCAGGGACAAGCCTCTAACCGTCGAGTAGAACTCATTGTGCTGAAGAATACTCCTTCCGACACAGATTCCTCCCACCCCTACCTTCCCTAGAGTCTATTTCACGATCTGTCAACAATTCAGAAGTATTGTCTGACCCGGTTCCTCCCTTTCGCTAGGCAGGATCAGGCCAATGGGGAAAGTAATGCCGGTATGGGCCATTGCGCTTCCCGTGGTTACAACGGCTCTCGGTTTTAGACAAGAACGGATCATCAGGCAGCCATAGCCAATTTGGCTGCACTGGTGCCAGGTTTGTGGAGTGAAAGGTTCTCTTCCCTGGAAAATTCTATCTTCCGACCCTCTTCATGGTTCAAAACATCTGTCCTTTCCTTATTGGCACATGCGTTGCAGAATTCTTCAGGTATTCACCTCAAGGAGGAAGCAATGAACCGAGGTATCTATCCCCCCTTAGCCGGGGCGATTACACTTGAACACCGCCTGGAAGTTCTCTCTCATAATATTGGGAATGTGCATACCACCGGGTTTAAAAAGGATAAGCCGGTTTTCGCCACCATCCTGGGGCAGACCTCAGGACCGTCAGTGGCGGGAATAGATTTATTTCCCACAATGGACGGGCTTCCGCCAGATCGTTCCCAAGGCGCGTTGTTTCAGACGGGAGAACCGTTAGATGTAGGGTTGGAGGGCAATGGGTTTTTGGTTGCTCAAACGCCGGATGGATTGCGCTATTACCGTGGTGGGAAATTATATCGAAATGCGAACGGTAACTTGGTGGCGCATACCGGTGACCCCCTCCTAGGAAAGAAAGGGGCTATTACTCTTCCGCCTGGGGATGTTGTGATCGGGGCCGATGGGACTCTTAGGGTCAACAATCAGGTTGTGGACAAGTTGCGGGTGGATACAATTGCGGATGGACAAGAAACGGTCAAGGTGGGCAATTTATTCTGGACCGTGCCAGATCAGGTTGTCGCCGATAAGCAGACCACGGTGCACCAAGGCATGTTGGAACAATCCAACGTGAATCCGGCTTTGGATATGGTTGAGTTGATTAAAGTGACTAGAGAATATGAACAAATGCAGAAGGCGATTAAAGCGATGGACGAACTGGCGGCTCAAGCTATTCAAGCAGGTCGGGTTCAAGGATGATGATTCACATGCATCCTGAAAGCCATCTGACGGTATTGCTGTCAGACCATGTCCCGGCGATTAAGGCACAGTACAAAAAGGGAGACCATCCAGAATGATTCGAGCGATGCATACTGCTTCAACGGGCATGTCTGCCCAACAACTCAATATTGACACGATCGCCAATAATCTCGCCAACGTGAATACGACCGGATTCAAACGAAGTCGAGCTGAATTCGCGGATCTTTTGTCTCAGATTGCTCGGCTCCCTGGCGCCAGCGCTTCGAATGTTGGGGTGTTTCCGGTTGGCATTCAGGTCGGGCTAGGCGTGAGACCCGTCAGTGTGTCCAAGGAATA encodes:
- a CDS encoding flagellar hook-basal body complex protein translates to MNRGIYPPLAGAITLEHRLEVLSHNIGNVHTTGFKKDKPVFATILGQTSGPSVAGIDLFPTMDGLPPDRSQGALFQTGEPLDVGLEGNGFLVAQTPDGLRYYRGGKLYRNANGNLVAHTGDPLLGKKGAITLPPGDVVIGADGTLRVNNQVVDKLRVDTIADGQETVKVGNLFWTVPDQVVADKQTTVHQGMLEQSNVNPALDMVELIKVTREYEQMQKAIKAMDELAAQAIQAGRVQG